In Festucalex cinctus isolate MCC-2025b chromosome 9, RoL_Fcin_1.0, whole genome shotgun sequence, the DNA window CACCGCCTCCATCATCTTCTTCTCGGGCTCCTGCGAGATGGGCGTCAGCGGCTCCTCTTCTTCGGGCGGCAGCGGGAGCGGCTCCAGGTAGTAGCTGCGCGGTTTGGGCTTCAAGTGCGTGTGGTAGAGCAGGAAGCGCTGCTGCTCCTCGAATTTGGTCACCTTGCGGTCCATGCGCACCGTACCGAACCAGCCCCATGAGAGAGGGGCCGATTGTTTGAGACCCTCGAAGACGTCCCAAGGGGAGATCTTCTGCTTGGTCGACACTTGAAGCCCCTGAtggaaaatgtgcttttagtTAACATTAGTGCAGTCAACAGAAGAAATAGTTTGTTAAAATTCTAGTAACGTACACTAAGTCAACCGACTGCCGCTTACCTCTTTCTCAAAACCGGCGATCTTGTTCCCCTTGGTGTCGATCAGTGAGCCCTGAGGTTCACACGTGATGACGTCACGCGTTTGCTTGGGTAGTGGCAGCAGCTGGCGAACCTTCTCCAAGCTCTCCGACTGCCGATCTCCAAGCTCTTTCTGTGGACGTTAATATAAATACGGTATAAATATGCTAATCTTGTGTGGTGAAGATGCCTTTAAACACTAAAGTTGGAACAAGAAAAAGGACTGAAACTGAgattttactatatttttagACATGTACCCTGgaagttgttcttttttaagtttttttttctttttttacaataatagtaccgtaatttaaaattttcatgCCAAATGCTATGCAAATAGGCATGTACAGTTAAGCCATTTTAAAGAATCCCGTTGACTTGTAGTGTGATGTACAACATTGTAATCAACTACAGCTGAAGATATAGTTAATATACATAAATTGGGGGAGTATGGATATTTTTGGCTAtgttgtcaaaaatgtaaaagtagggaaaaatagagattttttttgcaagtttttttttttttttttacttcttctattcccttttgaacatgtaaaccatGCTTaatgatgaccatgtatataaaaaaatacttttgttttacatatttttattttaagtatttcTGTTGCTGGTttatatgttgaaaaaaaaaaaaagatgttaaaaTGTGctattattgatttaaattactTATTTGGAGCGTTTCTGTCAGAATAAATTACAGATATTTTATGTCACAACCAAAATATAACCATAATTCCAACTGGAGTGAGTAAGAGGTGTTTTACTTACCCTGAGCTTCTTGACTAGATTCATGTAGGCCCTCTTATTCTCCTCCATGCTGCCCTGAGAGATACTGGACATGTCGGCGGCCAGCGTGCCGTTAATCAGCACGCTCAGCATGTCCAGCACGGTTGTGAAGAGCTCGctgttgagaggaaaaaaaagttaggtcTCCCCaatttttttggtggtggtgaTAAAGTGGCGTGGCTCACTTGTTGGACTGCATGTCCACCGTTCCGCTGCTGATGATGTCGAGTAGGAGGACGGCCCACTCGGTGGTCTGCTGGGTGCTGCGCTGCACCGTGTCGAACATGCCGCCCACCTTTTTAGTGCAGGAAAACGTACagttaacgttcatcattgacAAAATGGCAGCAGCAACTGCAAGCAAgatagtttttttctttttttttttgtgcgtgtcctTACGAGATTAAGTCGCAGTTTCAGGGCCTCGTGCATCATTTGCTTGGCCTTGCAGTCGTCCTGATACTGGTCCTCCCGCCAGTTGGTGACGATCTGTTGAACTTGGCTGTAGAGGGAGGTGAGAAGACCCTCCCGCTGTTCGTCCTGACCCTTCAGGCAGGTCAACACCAAAGACAGGAATGGCTGCTGGCTCAGCAGTGACATACTGAGAGAAGGAGGGGAGGAAAATGTCAAGGATCATTCAAGcatccaaaaatgaaaaaattattGTCTGTTACCTTTTCTGCTTCTGGCGATCCCTCTCCTTCCGCGACGACGAACCAAGGTGTTGTCCTTTCTCCAGCTCCTCCCCGGCTGCCTTCAGAACATGACCCTGAACTGAGGTGGGCAGCTTGGCTATCAACGGAGCCACCAGCCACACACCTGACCGCTCCGACGAACTGTAACAGACGTCACAAAAGAACATGAAACTCAACCAAAATGTTACATGTAAACCAAAGTAGACGTCATTAAAGTTGGCGATGAATCGATTTTAtcaactgacattttttttttttttttaataaggcaCAGCtacttttgtaaataaataaataaatcttaaatatgattttttttttttttttaggccaaatTGCCCAAATGTTGACCTTAAAATAGGTTTCATCTTGCTGgtggtgctgctgctgtttgacgCAGAGCCGCTTTGGAGCGCTGCGCCGTTCCCTGAGGGGTTATTGGAGTtcatctcagctgacttttgaAACACCTCGATTGTGGCCTTGGCTATGTTCTCCAAGAGAGAATAGAGCTCCTGCAAGAAGGGAAATTACAAGACATGTAAAATGATGGCCAAGAGTGTTAATAGTTTGTAACGGTCCAGTATCCAATGAAGTAAACTTGCATTGTTTGTGCTCTGCTTGATCATCAGCTGAAGTTCCAGAGATGACTGCCTCATTGTCCATTGGTCCATATTCTACAAAgagagaggttttttttttccattttcatttttatactgATTAaatcatttgttcccaaaaacgtataaatacgttctattttaaatgtattaagtgtcccaaagacatatttatactttttttttttttatgctagagcatacagaaggctttgatgcagcctctcaactgcagagaactgttgaaaaaaatggtagtaattacaaaaccgaccagcaggtggcagcagagtataagagctcaaccagggccatgatgaaaacaagctgtctccccacaattctaagcagatgtgtgaataatgatgatggGGTTGctacagtgaaaatggctggggtgaatgagttaagagtaagAGCAAAGGTGCACGCAACAAGTTTCTAAAAGGCTGCATGTCCAGCCAACctatttttgtaataaaacaCCATTAAGTCATTTAACggcataagcaaaaaaaaaaaaaagaatgtgaacCTGTAGGATGCGTTTGATGCGTTGCCTCTGAGGGTTGTCACCATCGTCACTGTCCAGCTGGCGATGAGGGTAGCAAATGAGCTGCAGCAGCCTCTGGGCCTGAATGTTGACCAGCACCGGGTCCTGAAGGGCACTGCTGTCCTCAGACAGAGACTTGAGACAGCGCTCCCCCACCCACTCCTGCAGAGAGGAAGACGAGACGTCAGCACAGAAGAACAATGACAGGGCAGTTTCCTAATTATGTCACAATTTCTGGTAACTTAAGTTGACATGGTGGCCACAACTCGCTTTAAAGCAGTAAGATTTCCTTAATTTGGCTAAGTAATTAgagtgaataatgaatgaataaaaagaacacaGATTCTTACAAATAGCAACCCTGTAAGACATAACTCGTTGTCAGTCATGTATTTTATAGATCCTGTATTATTCCCAGACTTTTGTCAGATGTTTACCTGCTGGCAGATGGTCTTCAGGACATACTTTGCATATACATCCAAGCTCGCTGTTTCTATGGAGACGTTGCGGCCTTCTGCCAGGTCATCAAGGCCAGCCGAGTGAGACAGTCCGGAGCCCCTCAGCTCAGCATCACCTGCAACAACATGGAGACTGATGTCAAACGCACACTCGTGACAGCCTATCTGGTAATCCACCACTTGAATATTTTCTTACCTAACATGAAGACAGCTTTGAGGACGGCAAAAACCGCTCCCACGACTATGCTGTTCTGTGACGCCGCCAGTAGATGGCGGTCACATGACGACCGGATACCGACGGAAGACTTATCTGCAAATTATAACAACATTGCTGTGTTGGCTCTTTTAGTAACTAACTatctaatagggatgtaacgatatccaaacatcacgatacgatattatcacgatattgtggggaggttggcgacataaaaaaagtcacaatattttaaaaacacgagcttatactaaaaaaaaaacaaaaacaaaaaaacacacacactcaatgtgcttttgtacattacagcaatgcatgcaGGTATAatcaacctacaatctctaataacgcttaatattgaggcacttatttgctaatgcaaacacacaatgAGTTCCACCACATAGTAACTCAGTTCaaaagcatattacgtgccccttcaaCTGACCATTAccgcagattttaaacatataagggccaaaacatcattgtgaaaattaaactgcactaaaaaactagccaccagaaggtgctagaactacacaaaaggAAATTAATCCGACTTttattaacagatgtgctgcttttaatattgtgacatgatgacgacaatATGTTAATGTTAATATCGCGacgtcacgatattgccgtgattgttacatccctactagccAATATGCTCAGAATCTTTTTTCATTACCTGACTTAATGCCATCTTGGGGAACGGGGTTGCGCTGCGGCGTCTTGAAAAGGTGCAACAAAATCCTGCAGGTGAGTCTTGCACCTGGCTCGGAGTCTTGCTCGCTGCAGGCTAAAAAGAAGGGGAGGCCACATGTGATGATTTGAGGTCATTCAAAACACAGCACAATGAACTAGTCTACTCCCAAAGTCTATTGAAATGTAAATGTCCCTCATAGATGAATTTTTCATCAGGAGCTGGCGGAAAATGGGAACGACAACAAAGAGGGAACCATTTGGCATGTGCAGCAATGCAAAAGCAGCAAAAAGCATAACATGGCTGAATGGACTATTGTAACAGAGCCATTGTTTTCATATTGTATAAAAACATTGTGAAAGAATGACGAGGTGTCTGTGGGGGCACTCTGAAAAGCGCACAAAGCTTCACGGCCACATCAAACAAGTGGAGTTTACTCTCATCTCGAACGTCTCACATAGTTTGATGTTGCTTTCCACCAGGGTGCACTCTACCCTTGTACACCTTTATAAAACACCTACGAGCTGAGAATAGATTCTTTATATAGATGTTTGGCAATGTGGCGCATCAGAGACCCAACAAACCTGTATGATCTTACAAAACGAAAGCTACGTTTAAATGATGGGTTGACTGCTCTTCAATTCACTGATTTGGATATTTTACTGATGTAGAAGTGCACCTTGATGTCTGTCTGATTGTTGCAGTTCCAAATCAGTGATGTCAAAATGCAAAGTGCGATCCTTACCTGCATTGAGCAGGGATGGAATGGCCACACAGCGGACCAGGTCCTCCAGGAGAAGACACTGTCTTGCAATGAGAATGGCCACAAAGGTCGCCAGCGAATCGTGAAAGGACAAATCGCTAACCTGAGGGACATGGCggcaacattatttattttggagGCTCGGAGTTGAAAGTGAGAACCAGCACAAACGTACGTCGACGTTACACAGCAGGTCGTTGAAGCCGCAGTTGCCGTTGTTGGAGGAGCAGCAGAGCGCCTTGAGGATGCCGAGCCACTCGGCACTCAGGGAGCGACAATACGCCGTCAGCTCGGCACACAGGATCCCGATATCGTTCACCCTCTCAGGGTCCCGGTGGTCCACACACACGTCCATGAGCACGTTGCACACGAAGCTGTAGCGATTGGCTGGGCTGTCGTTGAGGATCTTGCCCACCATGGAGTGGTTGAAATTGTGCGCTGAGGGGTTGGCGATGGCCTCCACCATGAACACGGGGTCCCACAGCATGTTGGAGTCCGAGGGGTCGATGTTGCAATAGATGGAGTTCTTCACTTTGGAGCAGAACTCGCTAAATGAGAGACACATAATTATTTGTTTTACACACTTATTTGTCCTTAATATGCATTTGAACTTTATTCAGTACCTGAAGATCTCGCCAAACTTGTTCTTGAGGTGACTGCAGGAGGTGTAGAGGTCATACAAATAGGCCAAAATGCAGCGCTCAGCAGAACAACAGTCTGCTGGGTTCACACCTGACTTCACTACAATGCGTAACCTAGGGCACATTTTCACACAAAGCAATATCAATTTAACAGGCTACACATTCATATTTTAGTATTAGTTATCCACAATCAGTCATTGTGTCAGATATTGCTCAggcatcaaaataaataaataaataaataaataaataaacaaacaaacctggcaTAGGTAAATACATTGTCACCCTTTTCAGTAACAAGTAGGTATGTCTTCAATAATAAAATCGCaagaatccttttttttttttaattgttttttttttaaatgtacctgTGAGAACACAAATCTGTTATTCTGCTCTTTGAATTGTAACAGGTGGGCAAACACGTTAATTGTACATTTTGCTATCTAGTGGAAAAACATTTGTTCTGCCTATCTCACAAACAGatatttttttgtagtaactaaaTATAGCTAataaatattaactctttgaccaacaaaaacatttaataacaattagtaaaatcatgataTATGCTGCCACAAACGTTAAATAACattaactatgttttttttttttgtaattaatgggAAGTGCAACTTCTAAGTgtagtgctgcctggtcaatgggttgtggaatcaaaaccacccactaactatgaccagcagatggcaacattgtatctcttttcaataggCTGACGGTGTATTgtagaattacaatgaaacgtgatGAAATTCGataaaatctgatgaaatagaaggttttcaaggatgacgtgaatgatcaaagcctctgtcacattaaacctaattcacagagagtcactaaaaataaaatatgatcttttcacaaaaagcttgttttcaccTTATCTTTGCAATTTTCGCTCAACGTCGCTCAAacgacctattttcaaatggtgattactaaagaaaaacatacttttttttcctaatgaaagaatggaatacgATGTtccatttggtacccacattgtatatgtagtgaAAGCACACAATATACTGTTTGCCTTTGAAAGATGCGTTCAAATGCTCGAAATTGGCTGGCAGttttttctttcgtttttttttgataacgtgtggcagtaaaagagttaattttttGACAAGTGAAAATGGATACCCTTCTGTGACACATGCAATCTTTCATAACACTAGGAATCCCTGCAATCGGCTCTCAACTTTTACAAAACACATTCACGTTCATTGCAATGCACGTGGAGAACTCGCTGATGACGATCAAAGGTTGTGGATCGACGTACCCGTCAAAAACCTGCGCCGTCTGCTCGGGGTTGAGAATGAGGCAGGAGTGGTACCTCCTCAGCACAGCGACGATGCACAGACACAGGCTGGTGGTGTAGCTGCCCACCAGGCTGGACGACTTGAGCAGCAACTCGGCTTCCACCAAGCTCAGCTCATTCAGAAGCTACAAAAACAAACGGTTCATTGACATTGACAAAGTCACGAGAGCGAACACTTTAATATTTAACGAGTGGCGTTACCTGAATAGCGAAGTCGATGAGGCCACTAATGTTGAGGGAGTACTCCATGAGGTCAAAGATGAACTGAATGTGCTGCACGAGAGGCAAGTGATAGGACATCCCTAAGGCAAAGCTGGTGATCTGTTCCAGCACATTTCGGGACacctgcacacacaaacaaaaaaaacagtcatgacTGGTGATCACCAACCTTGCAATTCAGGTAATTAGATTTTCAAGCTGCATTCAAACACGCCCATTGCAAATGAGTCACCTAAGAAGATCCTTTTGTTTCACTTGTAGGAATTGCGCTGAAATGTCACACTATAGagaatttataaataaattagcGGAAGCGAGCTAACCTGTGAGGTGACCTGGTGCTGGTCAAAGTGGGAGAGGTGCTGGAACTTGGAGAAAATATCTTCGGCGGTGGGGAAGGCCTCTGGCTTACTCCTCTTTCGCTTTTGTCCCTCCTCGCCCCCTGTACAAGATAAAAGGGAGTGAAACAATTGACGCCCAACAGGCTGAAATTCAGGTAAGGCCAATAATAACTTCCAAAACGTGAATTGCAATTTCACAgaacattttcacaaaagtCAAGGTAAGAATGTATTGTTCCGAATATTGGAACATCATTTATGTCTTTACAGAAGAAATTACGATTTTTCTTGAGAGAAAATAAGACTATTTTGTGGTTAAATCATAATGATCAatattacatttaataataataataataataataataataataataataataataataatttaattatattaCAGATACATTGTGAAGTCTACCCTTTAGGTaaaattataattttgttttaataaaatgataaaAGATCTTGCTAACAACAaggtaaaataaaaaggtttatgagttagtaaaaatacatttaaagcaaacaaaataCCATACGTTTACTACAAATAGGACTGCAATTTTTGCACTACTAAACTCTCACCCGCCCTAATCTGTAAGCAGGTCTACAGTCTTCGCAATGGGACATTTTTTCCCACAGTGAAAACTTAAAGCACTTTTCCCCACAGACTcagtctgtttttatttactcacTGTTTAttcaacatgattttttttaaaccatgctTATTTTATCTTCTAGTGTGTTGAATAATAATTATCAATTGTACGCAGactacattttgattttattctgGTACAAACCAAAAGACAAAGGTTGATTTGATGTTGCATATAATAAGCCAAATAAAACATGCCACAAAATCCTCACATATccattgcaaaacaaaacatattactATATATGTGCTTTGTCATAAATGTGATATAATAACCATTTTGAAAAGGTACATTTGAGGCTCTACAGGGTTAAGACGCCTTGAAGCAAAGACAGATATAGCATACTAATTGGATGTAATGAAAAGCCTTGTGATGCAACTGCATTCACAGATAATGAGGAAGAGTTTAACTGGAGGCATTAGCACTCAGACTAAAGACCAAAGAGGCTTTTGCCACCCACAGTGTAAAATAAAAGGAAGAACAAATGATGCATTGCTTAACTAGAGGAAAAAATACCTGTTTCTGCAGTGCTTTTGCGGTTGAGCACCTTCAAGATATCTTTGGTTATCTTCTTGATGGTGTGCCGGGCCTCGTCCCGCAGTTTGCCCACGCCGTAGAGGACCACCAGCCGCTGGTTGCACTCGTGGCTGGCGTTCTCCTCCTGAAGTCAGTCAAATTaaatcatatttatttcccAATGAGGATAGGGCACAAAGACACACAGACTAAATAAATCTAATTCCATAGAGATAAGAAAATCATTTATCTCAACAGAAATGGAAGTTTAACTGGAAAGCTGCCGCAGACGGTGTTCGTCAAATGATGGCAATGATCTCGAAAAACATGCAATGATAACTTTAAACCCACCGGACTCAAAATGTTCTCACCTGAGGAATGGGGAAGTGTGTGGCATACTGAATGTGTCGGGGCTGCTCGTATAGTTGGGGGAAGGCGGGGTCCATGCTCTTGTCcttgcaagtgtttttgccgTCCTGCTCAGGTGCCGATTTTTCTGGGGAGGGGCTGCCTTTGGAATCGCAGTGCATCGGAGGAGAGAACATCTGCAAGGGGGATTGTCGTGAAATACGTGACGACAACAAAACATCCTTTGATTAGGGAaataaaattagatttttttttatccactcctcccccaaaaaattaaaagtgATTTTCCCTGCAAAGAAAAACAtattcagttgttgttttttttcttccttttgggAGTTCCTTTATTTCATCTGATACAAAACTAGCTTAAGCCTTATTTGTCCAGCAACTTccacaggaaaaacaaaatcttttAAGAAGAACAAGACATCCTTTGATAGGACTGGgtcttaaaataaaacatttaaaaatgattttcctCTTTGCATataggagaagaaaaaaaaaatattcacaccaagTTTTGCTCTCTTTTCTTCCTTTTGGGAGTTGCTTTATTTCATCTGATACCAAACTAGCTTTTTAAGTCTTATTTTTGCAGCATCTTACACAATACCAGCAActtccacatttaaaaaaaaaacaacaactctctCCTTAGTGATCATGTAAAAATGAGTGTTTCCCCTCCTCTCACAAAGTGTCccttttaataaaaatgtatgtaaatgaGATAAATTAACTAAATTAACTAACTgaactctgcgattggctggcaaccagttcagggtgtaccatcCCTActacccgaagccggctgggataggctccagcacccctgtcacccttgtgaggaataagcggttaagaaaatggatggatagattaaCTAACTGAACTATTTTATATCATAAAAAGAGCCGTCAAACTTATGGCTCAGCTGGTTCTGTAGTTGCAATGTGGATAAAATCATTACGTTTGCCATCTATAAATTGGCACCATATCACTGGTAGTCAGCTGAGAGACTTGTCACCTTTAATGTCACCAGAAATAGTTACGAGAGAGATCTGGAAACTTCTTAATTGCAGTACAAATTTTGCGAAAATTGACTGTGCTTTTGTAAACAAGCTCCACTGCTTGCCGCCATGTTGTTAGTGCAGCAGTgcataaaaaatgcaattaaaaaaaagaaaacaagaaaaaacaaaaaaagtacttcCAAACTCAAATTCCTTTCTCAGCTTTGTCCCTTCGAATTATATTCATAATCGGCATACCTCGTCAAAATTGGCACTGGAGttgtggtcgatttccatcgaCTCCGACAGGCCGGTGTCCTCCATCTTGATGCTGCTGCCGGCGTCCTGCTCCTTGCGATCCGACTCGTCCGACGCCTCGTCGCAGGGAGAGCGTGGGCGTGGCAGGTGGCCGTCGGAGGACAGGTCGCCGCGGGAGATGAGCGTGCACATGTAGATGTTGTGAGAGAAGACGTCGTGGCGGATGAGCTCGCAGAAGAGCAGCACTAGGTTGGAGAACTCCACTCGCTCGTTCTCGTTGCCGGGCTCCGCTAAAGAGAGGAcaagaattgaattgaataattTAATATGAGCCTGTCCCCCATGTCAAATCCTCTCTAatagaccgatatgcattttttgaggccAATGCCAATACCGatttttggcaggaaaaaaaatactgattaccgattaatctgtcaatgatttaaaaaaaaaataaaataaaataaattatatatataaaatcatcaTAAAATGAATCCCCTCCCCAATTACTTGTCAATGGGTGCCACTTACGCACTAACTTTCGctattaagattctctgctttgaatgacaagtccatatacaaaaaaaatcatgaagtatacaaggttattgtatagatgtgtttcaataataaaaccattcttaTTTACAAGTGCATTAAAAGCATTAACCTTtcctttatatatattttttatcttgtgttattttcacaagtcttgggtcTTACTGGGCTTACCTGGGACCTCGGGGATTGTATTTTGtgccatgtcatgtggaaatgtgtgttaagacaaaaaaaaatggatgtttgcctccttgaattttgagaacaGAAAGTCCTAGAGTCCTCAAAGTATCAACTTTATAATATATTGTACtttgaaaggacaatgacaaaaaaaaagaaaaaaagaaagttaaaTAAGACTAGAGTAAACT includes these proteins:
- the LOC144026319 gene encoding mediator of RNA polymerase II transcription subunit 12-like isoform X6; this encodes MEAGRVDFYIGLSLAVSSSLFIGGSFILKKKGLLRLASKGSMRAGQGGYAYLKEWLWWAGLISMGAGEAANFAAYAFAPATLVTPLGALSVLVSAVLSSYFLNERLNIHGKMGCLLCVLGSTVMVVHAPQEEEVASLGAMAEKLKDPGFIVFAACVVGSSLVLIFAVAPRFGQKNVLVYIMICSVIGSLSVSCVKGLGIGIKELVAGAAVLKDPLFWCLLVCLMLCVSIQISYLNKALDIFNTSIVTPIYYVFFTTSVMACSAILFTEWLRMSAGAVVGTISGFLTIVLGIFLLHAFKDITFSWDSMPRYLRKGPRDPCWGPRPYTALPCQDSHVEGESIVLCCPSALVWHYSLTDSRNKTGSPLDLLPIAPSSLPMPGGNTAFTQQVRVKLREIEEQVKERGQAVEFRWSFDKCQETTAGFTIGRVLHTLEVLDNHSFEKSDFNNSLDSLYNRIFGSGQSKDGHEMSPDDDAVVTLLCEWAVCCKRSGRHRAMVVAKLLEKRQAEIEAERCGESEVVDEKGSVSSGSLSAATLPVFQDVLLQFLDTQAPTLTEPGNENERVEFSNLVLLFCELIRHDVFSHNIYMCTLISRGDLSSDGHLPRPRSPCDEASDESDRKEQDAGSSIKMEDTGLSESMEIDHNSSANFDEMFSPPMHCDSKGSPSPEKSAPEQDGKNTCKDKSMDPAFPQLYEQPRHIQYATHFPIPQEENASHECNQRLVVLYGVGKLRDEARHTIKKITKDILKVLNRKSTAETGGEEGQKRKRSKPEAFPTAEDIFSKFQHLSHFDQHQVTSQVSRNVLEQITSFALGMSYHLPLVQHIQFIFDLMEYSLNISGLIDFAIQLLNELSLVEAELLLKSSSLVGSYTTSLCLCIVAVLRRYHSCLILNPEQTAQVFDGLRIVVKSGVNPADCCSAERCILAYLYDLYTSCSHLKNKFGEIFSEFCSKVKNSIYCNIDPSDSNMLWDPVFMVEAIANPSAHNFNHSMVGKILNDSPANRYSFVCNVLMDVCVDHRDPERVNDIGILCAELTAYCRSLSAEWLGILKALCCSSNNGNCGFNDLLCNVDVSDLSFHDSLATFVAILIARQCLLLEDLVRCVAIPSLLNAACSEQDSEPGARLTCRILLHLFKTPQRNPVPQDGIKSDKSSVGIRSSCDRHLLAASQNSIVVGAVFAVLKAVFMLGDAELRGSGLSHSAGLDDLAEGRNVSIETASLDVYAKYVLKTICQQEWVGERCLKSLSEDSSALQDPVLVNIQAQRLLQLICYPHRQLDSDDGDNPQRQRIKRILQNMDQWTMRQSSLELQLMIKQSTNNELYSLLENIAKATIEVFQKSAEMNSNNPSGNGAALQSGSASNSSSTTSKMKPILSSSERSGVWLVAPLIAKLPTSVQGHVLKAAGEELEKGQHLGSSSRKERDRQKQKSMSLLSQQPFLSLVLTCLKGQDEQREGLLTSLYSQVQQIVTNWREDQYQDDCKAKQMMHEALKLRLNLVGGMFDTVQRSTQQTTEWAVLLLDIISSGTVDMQSNNELFTTVLDMLSVLINGTLAADMSSISQGSMEENKRAYMNLVKKLRKELGDRQSESLEKVRQLLPLPKQTRDVITCEPQGSLIDTKGNKIAGFEKEGLQVSTKQKISPWDVFEGLKQSAPLSWGWFGTVRMDRKVTKFEEQQRFLLYHTHLKPKPRSYYLEPLPLPPEEEEPLTPISQEPEKKMMEAVKPEKNVPTVPSDSNKKKSNKKKKTPSTKTEDYVNRTPGVSYGTNMPPELMQNPYSRLPYGGQQSMGMYTQNQPLPPVGSPPAGGPGLDPPYRPTRNPPLNKMMTTRPSYPGMMPTMQGNMPGMMGLDKPYQMMYKHQPNMQQNQMLRHQLQVRLNHSMMGQQIRQMAPNQPYTSMQTSQNLSQGYTSYGSHMGMQPHPSQGGAIVPSSYGNQNFQGAHPGANPALVDPLRQMQQRPSGYVHQQAPGYAHNMQNAQRFAHQPIQQNPIMHGLGHMGGQGGPPGMRPNQMLTEQQQQQQQQQQQQQQQQQQQQQQQQQQQQQQQQQQQQQQQQQQAAAQQQQQQQQYLRQQALRQQQAQQAQQQQQQQQVQSQQVPPQQQVPQQQQQQQQPQQQQVSGVPPPGQQNQGLGMQPLPPQQPMFPRQGMQQTQQQQQTAALVRQLQQQLSNTQPGQSTNSYY